Proteins from one Nitrobacteraceae bacterium AZCC 2146 genomic window:
- a CDS encoding GntR family transcriptional regulator/MocR family aminotransferase (product_source=KO:K00375; cath_funfam=3.40.640.10; cog=COG1167; ko=KO:K00375; pfam=PF00155,PF00392; smart=SM00345; superfamily=53383), whose translation MEAVVSAILVCDSANSMRKIPTNSPPSLHKDELPLDLLGPHVTQGASSQERLYQALCHAIVAGIAKPGEALPPSRTLAKQTGFRRNAITDAYERLIANGFAVARVGSGTFVATRIPAKVHDKPKNRTVIEQPPHGALALGCTHIDSQALRRFRAFAGRRLRAFGSEHLHYSDPRGSRELRAAIADHLLSARGLRCDPDQIMLTSGTQHGLRIVLSAILKAGDQIWCEDPGYPTARKAIEHCGARPVSVPVDAFGLRVARGRAAAPRARAAYVTPSHQFPLGVQMSMPRRLELLDWAKDADAWVFEDDYDSEFRYDGAPLLSLAGIDHLRRVIYMGTFAKTLFPGLRIGYCALPETLIGPVTKARAALDRYPGTLLEGAVADMLNSGAFAANLRKMRGLYREARDVLAQTLSMASDGRLSIPVPSQGLHLVARFDPSTEPAVASQAKAAAGVEGWLLADTYLRARPIPGFVLGFAGHPIPQLIASAERLAKASLTALRAQRKSETGTGRSGIVKNSKPAPARLRR comes from the coding sequence GTGGAAGCAGTTGTATCGGCGATTTTGGTCTGCGATAGTGCCAATTCAATGCGAAAAATTCCGACCAATTCTCCGCCGTCGCTGCACAAGGACGAGCTGCCGCTCGATCTGCTCGGCCCCCATGTCACGCAGGGCGCCTCCTCGCAGGAACGGCTGTATCAGGCGCTGTGCCACGCCATCGTCGCCGGCATCGCCAAACCCGGCGAAGCGCTGCCGCCTTCGCGCACCCTGGCGAAACAGACCGGCTTCCGTCGCAACGCCATCACCGATGCCTATGAGCGGCTGATTGCGAACGGCTTTGCCGTGGCCCGCGTCGGATCCGGCACCTTTGTCGCCACGCGCATTCCGGCGAAGGTGCATGACAAGCCAAAAAACAGAACCGTCATCGAGCAGCCGCCACACGGCGCGCTGGCCCTCGGCTGCACGCATATCGACAGCCAGGCCCTGCGGCGCTTCCGAGCCTTTGCCGGACGACGGCTGCGCGCTTTCGGCAGCGAACATCTGCACTACAGCGATCCGCGCGGCAGCCGCGAGTTGCGCGCGGCGATTGCCGACCATCTGCTGTCGGCGCGCGGACTGCGCTGCGATCCCGACCAGATCATGCTGACGTCGGGCACGCAGCATGGATTGCGTATCGTGCTCAGCGCCATTCTCAAGGCCGGCGATCAAATCTGGTGCGAGGATCCCGGCTATCCCACCGCGCGCAAGGCGATCGAGCATTGCGGCGCCCGCCCGGTCTCGGTGCCGGTCGATGCGTTCGGTCTGCGCGTAGCCAGGGGCCGTGCCGCAGCGCCGCGCGCCCGCGCGGCCTATGTGACGCCGTCGCATCAATTTCCACTGGGCGTGCAGATGTCGATGCCGCGCCGGCTGGAATTGCTCGATTGGGCAAAGGACGCCGATGCCTGGGTGTTCGAGGACGATTACGACAGCGAGTTCAGATATGACGGCGCGCCGCTGCTATCGCTCGCCGGCATCGATCATCTCCGTCGCGTGATCTATATGGGTACCTTTGCCAAGACGCTGTTTCCGGGATTGCGCATCGGCTACTGCGCTTTGCCCGAGACGCTGATCGGCCCGGTGACGAAGGCTCGCGCCGCCCTCGATCGCTATCCCGGCACGCTGCTGGAAGGCGCCGTGGCGGACATGCTGAACTCCGGCGCCTTTGCCGCCAACCTGCGCAAGATGCGCGGGCTGTATCGCGAAGCCCGCGACGTGCTGGCACAGACGCTGTCGATGGCATCGGACGGGCGGCTGTCGATCCCGGTTCCATCGCAAGGCCTGCATCTGGTCGCGCGGTTCGACCCTTCCACCGAGCCGGCCGTTGCCTCACAGGCCAAGGCCGCTGCCGGCGTCGAGGGATGGCTGCTGGCGGATACCTATCTGCGCGCCCGCCCGATCCCCGGTTTCGTGCTGGGATTTGCCGGGCATCCGATTCCTCAACTGATCGCATCGGCTGAAAGACTGGCGAAGGCGTCGCTGACCGCGCTACGCGCACAGCGCAAATCGGAAACTGGAACCGGTCGCAGCGGCATCGTCAAAAACTCGAAGCCGGCGCCAGCGCGATTGCGGCGATGA
- a CDS encoding hypothetical protein (product_source=Hypo-rule applied; cath_funfam=2.70.98.10; cleavage_site_network=SignalP-noTM; superfamily=53901; transmembrane_helix_parts=Inside_1_6,TMhelix_7_29,Outside_30_85), with product MTASRHAIWLLGAFASLALVMPAGAQTQIYSREQDIVELRLGQRIQVDDGSCPTGQIKEVSGTTLTAAGVTRVRKCVPRLGTKKK from the coding sequence ATGACGGCGTCACGTCATGCCATCTGGCTGCTCGGCGCCTTCGCATCGCTCGCGCTGGTGATGCCCGCCGGAGCTCAGACGCAAATCTATTCGCGTGAGCAGGACATTGTCGAACTGCGGCTTGGCCAGCGCATCCAGGTCGATGACGGCTCCTGCCCGACCGGCCAGATCAAGGAAGTCTCCGGCACCACGCTGACCGCGGCCGGCGTCACCCGCGTCCGCAAATGCGTGCCGCGATTGGGCACCAAGAAAAAATAG
- a CDS encoding acetylornithine deacetylase (product_source=KO:K01438; cath_funfam=3.40.630.10; cog=COG0624; ko=KO:K01438; pfam=PF01546,PF07687; superfamily=53187; tigrfam=TIGR01910) has translation MTAADTQRKILDAVDAGFDAQLATTRDFVAIPSTRGAEGPCQDMIGDLLRQRSYEVDDWNIDVEDLKDLRGFGPIEHDFSRARTVVGTYRPATNTGKSLILQGHCDVVPTGPLDMWETPPFSPVIKDGKMYGRGACDMKSGTIGALYALDAIKAAGLKPTARIHFQSVIEEESTGVGALSTLQRGYRADACFIPEPTSGKMVRSQVGVIWFRLKVRGFPVHVFEAGSGANAITAAYYLIHAVEQLEIEWNKRAASDPHFKAVNHPINFNPGIIKGGDWASSVPAWCDVDCRIAILPGWSVADHQAEILACINKAARDHRFLSNNPPVVEWSGFLSEGYELKDSAAPEAAFGKAYDAVYGGATPDLVFTALTDTRFYGLNYNIPSLCFGADGQAMHGFNEYVDLESLRKSTKATALFIAEWCGVEKM, from the coding sequence ATGACTGCCGCCGATACGCAACGCAAGATACTGGACGCCGTCGATGCCGGCTTCGACGCGCAACTCGCCACCACCCGGGACTTCGTCGCGATCCCCTCGACCCGCGGCGCCGAAGGCCCGTGCCAGGACATGATCGGCGATCTCTTGCGTCAGCGCAGTTACGAGGTCGATGACTGGAATATCGACGTCGAGGATCTCAAGGACCTGCGTGGCTTCGGCCCCATCGAGCATGATTTTTCCCGCGCGCGCACGGTGGTCGGCACCTATCGTCCCGCCACCAATACGGGCAAATCACTAATTCTGCAGGGCCACTGCGATGTGGTGCCGACGGGCCCGCTCGACATGTGGGAGACGCCTCCATTCTCGCCTGTCATCAAGGACGGCAAGATGTATGGCCGCGGCGCCTGCGATATGAAGTCGGGCACCATCGGCGCGCTCTATGCACTGGACGCCATCAAGGCGGCCGGGCTGAAGCCGACCGCGCGCATTCACTTCCAGTCGGTGATCGAGGAAGAGAGCACCGGCGTCGGCGCGCTCTCCACTTTGCAGCGCGGCTACCGTGCGGATGCCTGTTTCATTCCCGAACCCACCTCCGGCAAGATGGTGCGTTCGCAGGTCGGCGTGATCTGGTTCCGGCTGAAGGTGCGCGGCTTCCCCGTGCATGTGTTCGAGGCCGGCTCCGGCGCCAACGCGATCACCGCGGCCTATTATCTGATCCATGCGGTGGAGCAGCTCGAGATCGAGTGGAACAAGCGCGCCGCGTCCGATCCGCATTTCAAGGCGGTGAACCATCCGATCAATTTCAATCCCGGCATCATCAAGGGCGGCGACTGGGCCTCCAGTGTGCCGGCGTGGTGCGACGTCGATTGCCGGATCGCCATCCTGCCGGGCTGGTCGGTGGCCGATCACCAGGCCGAGATTCTGGCGTGCATCAACAAGGCCGCGCGCGACCATCGCTTCCTGTCCAACAATCCGCCTGTGGTGGAATGGTCGGGCTTTCTGTCGGAGGGCTACGAGCTGAAGGATTCCGCCGCGCCGGAGGCCGCCTTCGGCAAGGCCTACGATGCGGTCTATGGCGGCGCGACGCCAGACCTCGTCTTCACCGCGCTCACCGACACGCGGTTCTATGGATTGAACTACAACATTCCCAGCCTGTGCTTCGGCGCCGATGGTCAGGCGATGCACGGCTTCAACGAATATGTCGACCTGGAGTCGCTGCGGAAGTCGACCAAGGCCACCGCGCTGTTCATCGCGGAGTGGTGTGGTGTGGAGAAGATGTAG
- a CDS encoding hypothetical protein (product_source=Hypo-rule applied; cleavage_site_network=SignalP-noTM), producing the protein MRTLSFILAFAFMLAGPSMAGSNDSSLPGIGTFSYNGSPLISAPTPIVVADAR; encoded by the coding sequence ATGCGAACTCTCAGCTTCATCCTCGCTTTCGCGTTCATGCTGGCCGGTCCGTCGATGGCTGGCAGCAACGATAGCAGCCTGCCGGGAATCGGCACCTTTTCCTACAACGGCTCCCCGCTGATCAGCGCTCCGACGCCGATCGTGGTCGCGGATGCCCGCTGA
- a CDS encoding hypothetical protein (product_source=Hypo-rule applied; cleavage_site_network=SignalP-noTM; transmembrane_helix_parts=Inside_1_2,TMhelix_3_20,Outside_21_29,TMhelix_30_52,Inside_53_53): MRTLSFILAFAFILAGPSMAGSADGNLPGIGTFAYNGSPVITAAAPMVVAYAR, translated from the coding sequence ATGCGAACCCTCAGCTTCATCCTCGCCTTCGCTTTCATCCTGGCGGGTCCCTCGATGGCCGGTTCGGCCGACGGTAACCTGCCGGGCATCGGCACCTTCGCTTACAACGGCTCGCCGGTGATCACCGCTGCCGCGCCGATGGTGGTTGCTTACGCCCGCTGA
- a CDS encoding putative negative regulator of RcsB-dependent stress response (product_source=COG2976; cog=COG2976; transmembrane_helix_parts=Inside_1_6,TMhelix_7_29,Outside_30_50) encodes MPANRNVLFLIIGALIVGIGVLGYNLYQTKKEPTGLQINIGPDGLKVQNK; translated from the coding sequence ATGCCGGCCAACCGCAACGTGCTTTTTCTGATCATCGGCGCGCTGATCGTTGGTATCGGCGTGCTCGGCTACAATCTGTACCAGACCAAGAAGGAGCCAACCGGTTTGCAGATCAATATCGGTCCCGACGGCCTGAAGGTTCAGAACAAATGA
- a CDS encoding hypothetical protein (product_source=Hypo-rule applied; cleavage_site_network=SignalP-noTM; transmembrane_helix_parts=Inside_1_6,TMhelix_7_29,Outside_30_126): MTRLRTFAAVVLAATLASSVTGSAAQAQIWSWKKLPDQRGEFVRLCAPHMVGRWAHPESVCACLHDHAVATVEDSDMREALLRGISERGVPTIENDWIPASKKSMISATFSRIAKPTLQCMFEPAQ; this comes from the coding sequence ATGACCCGACTTCGCACATTTGCCGCCGTCGTTCTCGCCGCCACCCTCGCAAGTTCGGTGACGGGAAGTGCGGCGCAGGCGCAGATCTGGTCGTGGAAGAAACTGCCGGACCAGCGCGGTGAATTCGTGCGGCTGTGCGCGCCGCATATGGTCGGGCGCTGGGCGCATCCGGAATCGGTTTGCGCCTGTTTGCACGATCATGCGGTGGCAACCGTGGAAGACAGCGACATGCGCGAGGCGCTGCTGCGCGGCATCAGCGAACGCGGCGTGCCGACCATCGAGAACGACTGGATCCCGGCGTCGAAAAAATCCATGATCAGCGCGACCTTCAGCCGGATCGCCAAGCCGACGCTGCAGTGCATGTTCGAGCCTGCGCAGTAG
- a CDS encoding NAD(P)-dependent dehydrogenase (short-subunit alcohol dehydrogenase family) (product_source=COG1028; cath_funfam=3.40.50.720; cog=COG1028; pfam=PF13561; superfamily=51735), giving the protein MNAIRRDGRLNGKVAIVTGAGSRGEGIGNGRATAVVLARHGARVTLVDSMAEWAEATAKLIAAEGGTSQIVEGDVSDAASCEAIVARTMAMWGRLDILVNNVGITGPRGNAIEVDVAAWDSAMRVNVASMMLMAKFAIPEMIKSGGGSIVNLTSVAGLLAGHPSLLYPTSKAAVIGLTRAMAAHHGRDGIRVNCIAPGTVYTPMVASRGMTQQMRQMRAETTLLGTEGTGWDIGYGALFLASDEARWITGITLPIDGGATAGRNDLPVPPSEPAAG; this is encoded by the coding sequence ATGAATGCAATTCGCAGGGACGGCCGCCTCAACGGCAAGGTCGCCATCGTCACCGGCGCCGGTTCGCGCGGCGAGGGCATCGGCAACGGCCGCGCCACCGCCGTGGTGCTGGCGCGACATGGCGCGCGGGTGACGCTGGTCGACAGCATGGCAGAGTGGGCGGAAGCAACCGCAAAACTGATCGCGGCGGAGGGCGGCACTTCGCAGATCGTCGAAGGCGATGTCAGCGATGCCGCCTCCTGCGAGGCGATCGTGGCACGCACGATGGCGATGTGGGGCCGGCTCGACATTCTCGTCAACAATGTCGGCATCACCGGGCCGCGCGGCAACGCCATCGAGGTCGATGTCGCCGCCTGGGACTCGGCGATGCGCGTCAACGTCGCCTCGATGATGCTGATGGCGAAGTTCGCGATTCCGGAGATGATCAAAAGCGGCGGCGGCTCGATCGTCAATCTCACCTCGGTCGCCGGACTGCTGGCCGGACATCCGAGCCTGCTGTACCCGACATCGAAGGCGGCAGTGATCGGGCTGACCCGGGCGATGGCGGCGCATCACGGCCGCGACGGCATCCGCGTCAACTGCATCGCGCCGGGCACGGTCTACACGCCGATGGTGGCGTCGCGCGGCATGACGCAGCAGATGCGCCAGATGCGCGCAGAAACCACCCTGCTGGGCACCGAAGGCACCGGCTGGGACATCGGCTATGGCGCGCTGTTTCTCGCCAGTGACGAAGCGCGCTGGATCACCGGCATCACGCTGCCCATCGACGGCGGCGCCACCGCCGGCCGCAACGACTTGCCGGTTCCGCCGAGCGAGCCGGCGGCGGGATAG
- a CDS encoding CreA protein (product_source=KO:K05805; cleavage_site_network=SignalP-noTM; cog=COG3045; ko=KO:K05805; pfam=PF05981; transmembrane_helix_parts=Inside_1_16,TMhelix_17_39,Outside_40_186) — protein MTFDGSCVPARFFRRGVLSHGVLSLLAFAALLATPAHAADEPDLIFRRSTVFKWLSPNDKLATYGVDDPEVEGVACHFTVPEKGGFKGWLGLAEEVSDISLACRQIGPIKFKGKMEQGDDMFRQRRSLFFKKMQIVRGCDAKRNVLVYMVYSDRIIEGSPKNSTSSVPIMPWGQADAAIQKCGEFV, from the coding sequence ATGACATTCGATGGTTCCTGCGTCCCGGCCCGGTTTTTCAGGCGCGGTGTACTCTCGCACGGCGTGCTGTCGCTGCTCGCGTTCGCTGCGCTTTTGGCCACCCCGGCGCATGCGGCTGATGAGCCGGACCTGATCTTCCGCCGCTCCACCGTGTTCAAGTGGCTGAGCCCGAACGACAAGCTCGCCACCTACGGCGTGGATGATCCCGAAGTCGAAGGCGTCGCCTGCCACTTCACCGTGCCGGAAAAGGGCGGCTTCAAGGGATGGCTGGGGCTGGCCGAGGAAGTCTCGGACATCTCGCTGGCCTGCCGCCAGATCGGCCCGATCAAGTTCAAGGGCAAGATGGAGCAGGGCGACGACATGTTCCGCCAGCGCCGCTCGCTGTTCTTCAAGAAGATGCAGATCGTGCGCGGCTGCGACGCCAAGCGAAACGTGCTGGTCTACATGGTCTATTCGGATCGCATCATCGAGGGATCGCCGAAGAATTCGACGTCGTCGGTTCCGATCATGCCGTGGGGGCAGGCCGACGCGGCCATCCAGAAATGCGGCGAGTTCGTCTAG
- a CDS encoding lipoprotein-anchoring transpeptidase ErfK/SrfK (product_source=COG1376; cath_funfam=2.40.440.10; cleavage_site_network=SignalP-noTM; cog=COG1376; pfam=PF03734; superfamily=141523) produces the protein MSALQVSVGSSSKSRFLGSTVFSSRFLRIALLTMAGLAGTASADAAVFWSDEDPMVMTQPMPPAPPPRQKKPRRAATYKLEKPARETAKPIGPLVIAISIDRQTLKLYDANGLFAETPISTGMRGHSTPMGVFSVIQKNKWHRSNIYSGAPMPYMQRITWSGIAMHAGVLPGYPASHGCIRMPMAFAAKMWGWTRMGARVVITPGEISPSEFSHPLLIAHKPEPAPTATIEAKDTPPTAKADKAVPAADAKPAMSSASLELKPALEAERAKTVSDAKRDQTQTADASGVMAPPAKSAIISDASPAKADNTVRVTRRDVDEAAAKIIELSVPEAKPSEPAPSETVKAAASNPPVSAPDVKKDETRPADAGKAAAVPSIDPSPAVAAAPKRSGQIAVLVSRKDGKLYVRQNFAPLFDVPITIAASDRPFGTHVFTARTDKDDAKALHWSAVSLPAVPRRSDEDDSATRRRKSTGAIEMKTTPLPNSAAEALDRLTIPADAMARITDVLASGSSIIVSDQGIRAGGETGEGTEFVVPLR, from the coding sequence GTGAGCGCACTTCAGGTTTCGGTTGGTTCGTCGAGCAAAAGTCGTTTTCTGGGCAGCACCGTTTTTTCAAGCAGGTTTTTGCGGATCGCCCTGCTGACGATGGCCGGGCTCGCCGGCACGGCTTCAGCCGATGCCGCCGTGTTCTGGTCGGACGAAGATCCGATGGTGATGACGCAGCCAATGCCGCCCGCGCCGCCACCGCGGCAGAAGAAGCCGCGCCGCGCCGCCACCTACAAACTGGAAAAGCCAGCCAGGGAAACCGCCAAGCCGATCGGCCCGCTGGTGATCGCGATCTCGATCGACCGGCAGACGCTCAAGCTCTACGACGCCAACGGCCTGTTCGCGGAAACCCCGATCTCGACCGGCATGCGCGGCCATTCGACGCCGATGGGCGTGTTCAGCGTCATCCAGAAAAACAAATGGCACCGCTCCAACATCTACAGCGGCGCGCCGATGCCTTACATGCAGCGCATCACCTGGTCGGGGATCGCCATGCACGCCGGTGTGCTGCCGGGCTATCCGGCGTCGCATGGCTGTATCCGCATGCCGATGGCCTTTGCTGCCAAAATGTGGGGCTGGACCCGGATGGGCGCGCGGGTGGTGATCACCCCCGGTGAAATCTCGCCGTCGGAATTTTCGCACCCGCTGCTGATCGCGCACAAGCCTGAGCCGGCGCCAACGGCGACGATTGAAGCGAAAGACACGCCGCCGACCGCGAAAGCCGACAAGGCCGTGCCCGCTGCGGATGCGAAACCGGCGATGTCGTCCGCGAGCCTGGAGCTGAAACCCGCTCTGGAGGCGGAGCGGGCAAAGACCGTATCCGACGCCAAACGCGACCAGACCCAGACCGCCGACGCCAGCGGCGTCATGGCGCCGCCTGCAAAGTCCGCGATCATATCGGACGCATCTCCTGCGAAGGCGGACAATACCGTAAGGGTAACGCGGCGCGACGTCGATGAAGCCGCGGCAAAGATCATTGAGCTCTCGGTTCCCGAAGCAAAACCTTCCGAGCCTGCGCCAAGCGAAACGGTCAAGGCCGCAGCCAGCAATCCGCCAGTGAGCGCGCCGGACGTGAAGAAGGATGAGACGCGCCCGGCCGACGCCGGCAAGGCTGCGGCCGTGCCGAGCATCGATCCCTCGCCTGCCGTGGCAGCAGCGCCGAAGCGCAGCGGCCAGATCGCCGTGCTGGTCAGCCGCAAGGACGGCAAACTCTACGTGCGGCAGAACTTTGCGCCGCTGTTCGACGTGCCCATCACCATCGCCGCGAGCGACCGTCCATTCGGTACCCACGTCTTCACCGCCCGCACCGACAAGGATGACGCCAAAGCGTTGCACTGGTCGGCGGTATCGCTACCCGCGGTGCCGCGCCGCAGCGACGAAGACGACAGCGCGACGCGCCGCCGCAAATCCACCGGCGCCATCGAGATGAAAACAACACCGCTGCCCAACAGCGCCGCCGAAGCGCTCGACCGCCTGACGATACCGGCGGACGCGATGGCACGCATTACCGACGTGCTGGCTAGCGGTAGTTCGATCATCGTCTCCGACCAGGGCATCCGCGCCGGCGGTGAAACCGGCGAAGGTACCGAATTCGTGGTGCCGCTGCGCTAG
- a CDS encoding nitroimidazol reductase NimA-like FMN-containing flavoprotein (pyridoxamine 5'-phosphate oxidase superfamily) (product_source=COG3467; cog=COG3467; ko=KO:K07005; pfam=PF12900; superfamily=50475): MTAVEPTPSYPLSSRNRVKRRHDRGFYDHATVHKLLDASMLCHVSYVIDGQPYCTPTFFWREGKTLYWHGSSASRMLKNQSADQRVCLTVAHLDSLVLARCGFNHSADYRAVMAFGSAYLVTDPDEKERALVAMVDRFFPDRTASLRQSTTQEIKATSVIAMEIEEASAKIRSKGVADDDEDYELPIYAERIPVRTVLGAPEPCPRLRDGVERPASLHGYSEGRLLEEALTDAYFLQYPGS; encoded by the coding sequence GTGACCGCCGTCGAACCCACTCCGTCGTATCCGCTGTCGTCACGAAACCGGGTGAAGCGCCGCCATGATCGCGGCTTCTACGACCATGCCACCGTTCACAAGTTGCTGGACGCCTCGATGCTGTGTCACGTGTCCTACGTCATCGATGGCCAGCCCTATTGCACGCCGACGTTTTTCTGGCGCGAGGGCAAGACCCTCTACTGGCACGGCAGCAGCGCCAGCCGGATGCTGAAGAACCAGTCCGCCGATCAGAGGGTCTGCCTCACGGTGGCTCATCTCGACAGCCTGGTGCTGGCACGCTGCGGGTTCAATCACTCCGCGGACTACCGCGCCGTGATGGCATTCGGGTCCGCCTATCTCGTCACCGATCCGGACGAGAAGGAGCGGGCTTTGGTGGCGATGGTCGACAGGTTCTTCCCTGATCGAACCGCCAGCTTGCGGCAAAGCACGACGCAGGAAATCAAGGCGACCTCGGTCATCGCGATGGAGATCGAGGAGGCGTCCGCCAAGATTCGATCGAAAGGCGTTGCCGACGATGACGAGGATTATGAATTGCCGATCTATGCGGAGCGAATTCCGGTCCGCACCGTGCTCGGCGCGCCGGAGCCGTGTCCGCGGCTGCGCGACGGCGTCGAACGGCCGGCATCGTTGCACGGTTATTCGGAAGGCCGCCTGCTCGAAGAAGCGCTAACAGATGCCTATTTTCTGCAATACCCCGGCAGTTGA
- a CDS encoding peptidoglycan/xylan/chitin deacetylase (PgdA/CDA1 family) (product_source=COG0726; cath_funfam=3.20.20.370; cleavage_site_network=SignalP-noTM; cog=COG0726; pfam=PF01522; superfamily=88713), with translation MRIAAGLIFAGAVSLCAAGAFAQAPKAGATPPAPAAAPAPPPAPAKSTCANPDALGVSRVVEIDTTGGPGFGFEHFKQLDFLRDKEVVLTFDDGPWQTTTPTVLKALADECTKGVFFPIGKHATYYPEVLKAVVAAGHTVGAHTWSHAALTSKKLNEQQRKDEIEKGFSAVKWALGASPSPFFRFPALQHPPEMVTYLGTRNIAIFSCDIDSFDFKAHKSDQVITNVMTKLDKLGKGIILMHDFQKHTAEALPTLLRKLKAGGYKVVLMKAKAPVQTIASYDEGLVKDVKLPTVSTRPLNSVVQTISE, from the coding sequence ATGCGCATTGCAGCAGGTCTGATTTTCGCGGGTGCGGTTTCGCTGTGTGCGGCGGGTGCCTTCGCGCAAGCGCCGAAAGCGGGCGCAACACCACCGGCGCCGGCTGCCGCTCCCGCGCCTCCTCCGGCACCGGCCAAATCGACCTGCGCCAATCCGGACGCGCTCGGTGTCAGCCGCGTCGTCGAGATCGATACCACCGGTGGCCCTGGCTTCGGCTTCGAGCATTTCAAGCAGCTGGATTTCCTGCGCGACAAGGAAGTCGTGCTGACCTTTGACGACGGCCCGTGGCAGACCACGACGCCGACGGTGCTGAAGGCGCTGGCCGACGAATGCACCAAGGGCGTCTTCTTCCCGATCGGCAAGCACGCCACCTATTATCCGGAAGTACTGAAGGCCGTCGTTGCCGCCGGCCACACTGTCGGTGCGCATACCTGGTCGCACGCGGCATTGACCAGCAAGAAGCTCAACGAACAGCAGCGCAAGGACGAAATCGAAAAGGGTTTCAGCGCGGTGAAGTGGGCGCTCGGCGCCTCGCCGTCGCCGTTCTTCCGCTTCCCGGCGCTGCAGCACCCGCCAGAAATGGTCACCTATCTCGGCACCCGCAACATCGCGATCTTCTCCTGCGACATCGACTCCTTCGACTTCAAGGCCCACAAGTCCGATCAGGTCATCACCAATGTGATGACCAAGCTCGACAAGCTCGGCAAGGGCATCATCCTGATGCACGACTTCCAGAAGCACACGGCGGAAGCCCTGCCGACGTTGCTGCGCAAGCTCAAGGCCGGCGGCTACAAGGTGGTGCTGATGAAGGCCAAGGCGCCGGTGCAGACCATCGCGTCCTATGACGAAGGCCTCGTCAAGGACGTCAAGCTGCCGACCGTCAGCACGCGCCCGCTCAACAGCGTGGTGCAGACGATCTCGGAATAG
- a CDS encoding hypothetical protein (product_source=Hypo-rule applied), translating to MGTNSTPGSDEAPAGASGRPLISNPRPPAKCQGAMSQQGFGAHGNECYPQKLVQLVGYRDPQALIDAQTEAWERLRLKRATDQAAE from the coding sequence GTGGGAACCAACAGCACGCCTGGGAGCGACGAGGCTCCCGCCGGTGCATCCGGACGCCCCCTGATCTCAAATCCGCGCCCGCCCGCCAAATGCCAGGGCGCGATGTCGCAGCAGGGCTTCGGCGCCCATGGCAATGAATGCTATCCGCAGAAACTGGTGCAGTTGGTCGGCTATCGCGACCCGCAGGCTCTTATTGACGCCCAGACCGAAGCCTGGGAGCGACTGCGGCTGAAACGCGCGACGGACCAGGCGGCGGAATAG